From a single Vibrio toranzoniae genomic region:
- a CDS encoding GTPase family protein — translation MKKIRNLFRLLAVLSSGRWGIALISAVFPSIIMMGFGLFLAIKYGYLLEMSIVIAVSTLFFTIPLYVSSRSSRQALHRQSVIHKSPSNTEQNSTGDSESEIKHDNIDINDALVKASLDWSQKELSIWNESKHYVRQQLMIDVEWGNLDQTGLEILEFVAEKFDKKSLDFSIPEGLKLFEEVSRRYKLVVREHIPGIEYLKVSYIKAGYEAYDRYGELGLKIVKAAIWGNHLKNLYLNPLKVVSDLGREQATSSMTKGVVDDMQYAAKQALLDEVAAVAIDLYSGRFSIEDEALRTSEVSELDEQRFAPELEPVRIVLVGQTSSGKSSLINALKQELVAEVDVLPSTDASTVYNAFVDDNDVRVVDLQGLDGNAKTEALMLKEMTQADVVLWVLKANQSARELDKQLKDKFDAFYDDPKNISRKKPIVISVVNQVDRLKPVNDWQPPYDLGNPTSTKAKTIAQALEYNHMLLQTDIVLPLAIAPEKAEFGLEALKRTLIEGIADANNVQRNRQRLEAIKRGRSVKGQLNKAVNAGKKVAPSALKAATPKLAEMAIKQAVKKK, via the coding sequence ATGAAGAAAATTAGAAACCTATTTCGACTACTGGCCGTTTTATCGAGTGGACGCTGGGGTATTGCTCTGATTTCGGCCGTATTCCCAAGTATTATTATGATGGGCTTTGGTCTTTTCTTGGCGATTAAATACGGTTACTTACTGGAAATGTCGATTGTCATTGCTGTGAGTACTTTGTTTTTTACTATTCCTTTATATGTTTCTAGTCGTTCTTCACGTCAAGCATTGCATAGACAGTCTGTCATTCACAAGTCTCCCTCAAATACTGAGCAAAATAGCACGGGGGATTCTGAATCAGAGATAAAGCATGACAATATTGATATTAACGATGCGTTGGTTAAGGCTTCTCTTGATTGGTCTCAAAAGGAGTTGTCGATCTGGAATGAATCAAAACACTATGTACGCCAACAATTAATGATCGATGTCGAGTGGGGGAATCTCGACCAAACTGGTTTAGAGATACTTGAATTCGTCGCTGAAAAGTTTGATAAAAAATCACTCGATTTTTCAATTCCCGAAGGGCTAAAGCTTTTTGAAGAAGTCAGCCGGAGATACAAATTGGTGGTGCGGGAGCATATACCGGGTATCGAGTACCTGAAGGTCTCCTATATTAAAGCAGGATACGAAGCCTATGATCGATATGGCGAGCTAGGGCTGAAGATCGTCAAAGCGGCTATCTGGGGAAATCACCTTAAAAATCTGTACCTGAACCCTTTGAAAGTCGTTTCTGATTTAGGCCGAGAGCAAGCGACATCGTCAATGACCAAAGGTGTGGTCGATGATATGCAGTATGCTGCAAAACAAGCCTTGTTAGATGAGGTTGCAGCCGTGGCAATTGATCTTTATAGCGGACGCTTCAGCATTGAAGATGAAGCACTAAGAACATCGGAGGTTTCTGAACTGGACGAACAGCGTTTTGCTCCAGAATTAGAACCCGTAAGAATTGTGCTGGTGGGGCAAACAAGCTCGGGGAAATCCTCACTGATTAATGCACTCAAACAAGAGTTGGTCGCTGAAGTTGATGTTCTACCATCAACTGATGCTTCAACCGTCTACAACGCGTTTGTGGACGACAATGATGTTAGAGTTGTTGATCTTCAGGGGTTGGATGGTAACGCCAAAACCGAAGCCTTAATGCTTAAGGAGATGACTCAAGCAGATGTTGTGTTATGGGTGCTTAAGGCCAACCAGTCTGCACGTGAATTGGATAAGCAATTGAAAGATAAATTTGATGCTTTCTATGACGATCCTAAAAACATTTCTCGTAAAAAACCTATTGTAATATCGGTCGTGAATCAAGTGGATAGATTAAAGCCGGTTAATGACTGGCAGCCTCCTTATGATTTAGGTAATCCTACATCGACAAAAGCTAAAACCATCGCTCAAGCACTCGAATATAACCATATGTTGTTGCAAACCGATATCGTATTGCCACTCGCTATCGCGCCAGAAAAGGCGGAGTTTGGATTAGAGGCTCTGAAGCGAACGCTAATCGAAGGCATAGCCGATGCGAACAATGTTCAGAGAAATCGCCAGCGTTTAGAAGCAATCAAAAGAGGGAGATCGGTCAAAGGTCAACTGAATAAAGCGGTAAATGCCGGTAAGAAGGTGGCACCAAGCGCATTGAAAGCAGCGACACCAAAATTGGCTGAAATGGCAATCAAGCAAGCGGTTAAGAAAAAGTAA
- the tnaA gene encoding tryptophanase: MENFKHLPEPFRIRVVEPVKRTTRAYREQAIVEAGMNPFLLDSDDVFIDLLTDSGTGSITQRMQAAMLMGDEAYSGSRSYYALSNAVKDIFGYELTIPTHQGRGAEQIYIPVLIKKREMEKGLDRSKMVALSNYFFDTTQGHTQVNCCVAKNVYTKEAFDTSVNADFKGNFDIVKLEEAILEAGAANVPYIVSTITCNSAGGQPVSIANLKAVYEIAQKYDIPVIMDSARYAENAYFIQQREAGYQDWTIEQITRESYKYADGLAMSAKKDAMVQMGGLLCFKDDSFMDVYTECRTLCVVQEGFPTYGGLEGGAMERLAVGLYDGMRQDWLEYRIGQVQYLVDGLEAIGIVCQQAGGHAAFVDAGKLLPHIPANQFPAHALACELYKVAGIRAVEIGSLLQGRDPATGEQHPCPAELLRLTIPRATYTQTHMDFIIEAFEKVKGNGGQVKGLDFTYEPTVLRHFTARLKEVEIKEKQTEAKDEPTLEEEF; encoded by the coding sequence ATGGAAAATTTCAAACATCTACCAGAACCGTTTCGTATTCGCGTTGTAGAGCCAGTAAAAAGAACAACTCGCGCTTATCGTGAGCAAGCCATTGTCGAAGCGGGTATGAACCCATTTCTGCTCGACAGTGATGATGTGTTCATCGATTTACTGACCGACAGCGGGACCGGTTCAATCACTCAACGTATGCAAGCAGCGATGTTAATGGGTGATGAAGCCTACAGTGGTAGTCGCAGTTACTATGCACTGTCGAATGCGGTGAAAGATATCTTCGGCTATGAGCTGACCATTCCTACTCACCAAGGGCGTGGCGCAGAGCAGATTTACATTCCTGTTCTTATCAAGAAGCGTGAAATGGAAAAGGGACTCGATCGTAGCAAAATGGTCGCTTTGTCGAACTACTTCTTCGATACCACGCAAGGCCACACTCAAGTGAATTGCTGCGTGGCGAAGAACGTTTATACCAAGGAAGCGTTTGACACCTCAGTGAATGCCGACTTTAAAGGCAACTTCGACATCGTCAAATTGGAAGAGGCGATCTTAGAAGCGGGCGCAGCAAACGTTCCATACATTGTAAGCACCATTACCTGTAACTCTGCGGGTGGACAGCCAGTGTCTATCGCCAATCTAAAAGCCGTTTATGAAATCGCTCAAAAGTACGACATTCCTGTGATCATGGACTCTGCGCGCTACGCTGAAAATGCTTACTTTATTCAACAGCGCGAAGCGGGTTATCAAGATTGGACAATTGAACAGATCACACGTGAATCATACAAATATGCAGATGGTTTAGCCATGTCTGCCAAGAAAGATGCCATGGTACAAATGGGCGGCTTGTTGTGCTTTAAAGACGACTCTTTCATGGATGTGTACACAGAATGTCGAACCCTGTGCGTCGTGCAAGAAGGTTTCCCAACCTATGGTGGCTTAGAGGGCGGTGCAATGGAACGCCTTGCTGTTGGGCTATATGACGGCATGCGTCAAGATTGGCTGGAGTACCGCATTGGTCAGGTTCAATACCTCGTCGATGGTTTGGAAGCGATAGGCATCGTGTGTCAGCAAGCGGGCGGTCATGCTGCGTTTGTGGATGCGGGTAAACTGCTTCCTCATATTCCGGCTAATCAGTTCCCAGCTCATGCTTTGGCGTGCGAGTTGTACAAGGTGGCAGGCATAAGAGCGGTTGAAATAGGTTCATTATTGCAAGGACGTGATCCGGCTACTGGAGAGCAACACCCATGTCCAGCTGAGTTACTGCGTCTTACCATTCCTAGAGCGACATACACACAAACCCACATGGATTTCATCATTGAAGCGTTTGAAAAAGTGAAAGGGAATGGCGGGCAAGTAAAAGGCTTAGATTTTACCTATGAGCCAACAGTATTAAGACACTTTACTGCTCGTTTGAAAGAAGTTGAAATCAAAGAGAAGCAAACAGAAGCTAAGGATGAACCAACGCTCGAAGAAGAATTTTAA
- a CDS encoding DUF3103 domain-containing protein has translation MRPSISISMVLATTVVGFQSYANNIDTTDARSLSENSSAQKQSLALQISERYSDLELSLKAQISQKSLSTPIDKLNSSQPYSAFSNKMQKADLGYRKMKGINNFSDSVLEIRMADEAMIEAWKNGENPLFAFEPSGDDSNWQYIEAYDVYGQVHQLDVYQMPDVPVFVVDSNGAEELKAGLMAMRAEMNKLGTATQINSASKNTGDNEDSKGIKNSKFQKQTFMGKAKRSMAMSEPEPLNTTQLTKIRLAVDQEPWISGKAEIYAIVTGVDSSRVEPQIDLVEMPYLDYDKQTYYPNQTVIFWPRYRWGAADMILMEHDDGTDYKALAKLLVEAAEEILKMIPDPEVQGYAIIPQITGKIIDVIPDGVLVNDDDFVDVFYTLMQNTSYVDHPGAGGNAVASFAPVIISPTE, from the coding sequence ATGAGACCATCTATTTCTATCAGTATGGTGCTTGCAACGACAGTGGTTGGCTTCCAGTCCTATGCAAACAATATCGACACAACAGACGCACGCTCTCTTTCAGAGAACTCCTCAGCACAAAAGCAATCTTTGGCGTTGCAAATCAGCGAGCGTTATTCCGATCTTGAGCTTTCTTTAAAGGCTCAAATTTCACAAAAGAGTCTATCCACACCAATAGACAAACTGAACTCTTCTCAGCCCTACTCCGCATTCTCTAACAAGATGCAGAAAGCGGATCTTGGCTATCGCAAGATGAAAGGGATCAATAATTTCAGCGACTCTGTGTTAGAGATTCGCATGGCTGATGAAGCGATGATTGAAGCTTGGAAGAATGGCGAAAACCCGCTGTTTGCATTTGAACCATCAGGCGATGATTCGAATTGGCAATACATTGAAGCGTATGACGTGTACGGACAAGTTCATCAATTAGACGTGTACCAAATGCCAGACGTTCCTGTGTTTGTCGTTGATAGTAATGGTGCTGAAGAGCTCAAAGCAGGCCTAATGGCGATGCGGGCCGAGATGAACAAGCTAGGTACTGCAACCCAAATCAATTCTGCCTCCAAAAACACTGGCGATAATGAAGACAGTAAAGGGATTAAAAACAGTAAGTTCCAGAAACAAACGTTTATGGGCAAAGCTAAACGCTCGATGGCGATGTCGGAACCTGAGCCGTTGAACACCACACAGTTAACGAAAATCCGTTTGGCTGTCGATCAAGAACCGTGGATCTCTGGCAAAGCTGAAATCTATGCTATCGTCACTGGGGTCGATTCGAGTCGTGTAGAACCACAGATTGACCTCGTTGAGATGCCTTATCTGGACTACGACAAACAGACGTATTACCCAAATCAAACCGTGATCTTCTGGCCTCGCTACCGCTGGGGAGCAGCAGACATGATTTTGATGGAACACGATGACGGCACCGACTACAAAGCGTTAGCCAAACTGCTGGTAGAAGCCGCAGAAGAGATACTGAAAATGATTCCTGATCCTGAAGTTCAAGGGTATGCGATCATCCCTCAGATCACAGGCAAGATTATCGATGTGATTCCTGATGGTGTACTCGTGAATGACGATGACTTCGTTGACGTATTCTACACTTTGATGCAAAACACTTCTTATGTTGATCATCCTGGTGCTGGGGGGAATGCGGTCGCGTCGTTCGCACCTGTAATAATTTCACCTACAGAATAA
- a CDS encoding M4 family metallopeptidase: MNQKRQLSWKIAAILGTAFGFTAHAAEMVKVDNDTLLQQSILAQSNSVAPLELGFSEVKRVVLPNGKTKVRYQQTHLGLPVFDTSVVATLSKNQPTKVFGSMAQGISGDLSSITPKLNEKQAIAAALSAHKTLVVDNISVENKNAKLMVRLDENQIAQMVYLVDFFVASDHPERPFYFIDAITGEVLQKWDGLNHAKALGTGPGGNIKTARYEYGSDFTGFSIDKTGTTCTLENSAVKTVNLNNGTSGNSAFSYNCSDSTNYNDYKYVNGAYSPLNDAHYFGNVVFDMYKDWMNTSPLTFQLTMRVHYGSDYENAFWNGTSMTFGDGKNTFYPLVDINVSAHEVSHGFTEQNSGLVYKNMSGGINEAFSDIAGEAAEYYLRGNVDWVVGSDIFKSEGGLRYFDQPSKDGRSIDHASQYYDGLNVHLSSGVYNRAFYLLANKSGWDVRKGFEVFTVANQLYWTANSTFDAGACGVAKAAADMGYDVSDVEAAFSTVGVNASCGTTPPTGNILTKGTPIANLSGSQNSQTFYTFTVESASNVTVSMSSGTGDADLYVKSGSKPTTSSYDCRPYRPGNTEQCNVSAQPDVTYHVLLRGYSNYSGLTLRLD, encoded by the coding sequence ATGAACCAAAAACGTCAATTAAGCTGGAAAATAGCAGCTATTCTAGGTACCGCTTTCGGCTTTACAGCGCATGCTGCAGAAATGGTAAAAGTGGATAATGATACATTGCTACAACAAAGTATCCTCGCTCAATCGAATAGTGTCGCCCCACTAGAATTAGGTTTTTCTGAAGTAAAGCGGGTAGTGTTGCCCAATGGAAAAACAAAAGTCCGTTACCAACAAACACACTTAGGTTTACCCGTTTTTGATACCTCGGTCGTGGCAACACTCTCTAAAAACCAGCCTACTAAAGTCTTCGGTTCAATGGCGCAAGGAATCAGTGGTGACCTATCAAGCATCACTCCCAAACTGAATGAAAAGCAAGCTATTGCCGCTGCACTTTCAGCTCATAAAACCTTAGTAGTCGATAACATTTCTGTTGAAAACAAAAATGCAAAACTGATGGTGAGACTAGATGAGAACCAAATCGCTCAGATGGTTTACTTGGTCGACTTCTTCGTCGCTTCCGATCACCCTGAGCGCCCTTTTTACTTCATTGACGCTATCACTGGAGAAGTCCTCCAAAAATGGGACGGATTAAACCATGCCAAAGCTCTGGGAACAGGTCCAGGTGGCAACATAAAAACGGCTCGATATGAATATGGAAGCGACTTTACTGGATTTTCCATAGACAAAACGGGCACGACTTGTACTTTGGAAAACTCCGCGGTTAAAACGGTCAACTTAAATAACGGAACCTCTGGTAACTCGGCATTCAGTTACAACTGTAGCGACAGCACCAATTACAATGACTATAAATACGTTAACGGCGCCTACTCGCCTCTTAACGACGCTCATTATTTCGGTAATGTTGTATTTGATATGTACAAAGATTGGATGAACACATCTCCCTTAACTTTCCAGCTTACCATGAGAGTGCACTACGGCTCTGATTACGAAAATGCTTTTTGGAACGGTACATCAATGACATTTGGGGATGGTAAAAATACCTTCTATCCGTTAGTCGATATCAACGTGAGTGCCCACGAAGTCAGTCACGGCTTTACTGAACAGAACTCTGGCTTGGTATATAAGAATATGTCGGGAGGTATTAACGAAGCGTTCTCAGACATTGCAGGCGAAGCTGCTGAATACTATCTGCGTGGAAATGTTGACTGGGTTGTCGGTAGCGATATCTTCAAATCAGAAGGTGGACTACGTTACTTTGATCAACCGTCAAAAGATGGCCGATCTATAGATCACGCTTCTCAATACTACGATGGTTTAAACGTTCATTTATCTAGCGGGGTTTATAACCGTGCCTTTTACTTGTTAGCGAACAAATCTGGCTGGGATGTGCGTAAGGGCTTCGAGGTCTTTACGGTTGCAAACCAACTTTACTGGACGGCAAACAGTACCTTTGACGCTGGGGCTTGTGGTGTTGCAAAAGCCGCCGCAGACATGGGTTACGACGTTTCAGATGTTGAAGCCGCTTTTAGTACTGTCGGTGTCAATGCAAGTTGTGGAACGACGCCTCCAACTGGCAATATCTTAACCAAAGGCACTCCGATTGCGAACCTAAGCGGGAGCCAAAACTCTCAAACCTTCTACACTTTCACCGTTGAGTCAGCATCAAACGTAACAGTTTCAATGTCTAGTGGTACAGGCGACGCGGATCTTTACGTTAAATCGGGAAGCAAGCCGACGACTTCAAGTTACGACTGCCGCCCTTACCGTCCAGGAAACACAGAACAGTGTAATGTGAGTGCACAACCTGATGTAACGTATCATGTGTTATTGCGTGGGTACTCGAACTATTCAGGCCTAACATTGCGTTTAGATTGA
- a CDS encoding HAD family hydrolase translates to MSSGSIRNVVFDIGNVIVRWAPLEIVKLTFGEVKAPEVLVKAIFQSGTWLDLNKGLISESDAKAQYQQFLNLSDLECERLFYYVKQTQILIFGSIDLLQRVKLAGYNVYALTDNVHEIVSHLKSTYTFWPLFDGATVSAELGLLKPQAEIYQSLLMQYRLDASETIFIDDMPRNVMGANAVGITGVQFENAAQCEEALKALGLSF, encoded by the coding sequence ATGAGCTCAGGAAGCATTAGAAATGTAGTCTTTGATATTGGTAACGTGATTGTCCGTTGGGCTCCTTTGGAAATAGTAAAGCTCACATTTGGTGAGGTTAAAGCTCCTGAGGTATTGGTTAAGGCTATTTTTCAGTCTGGAACTTGGCTCGATTTAAATAAAGGTTTAATTTCAGAATCTGATGCTAAAGCGCAGTATCAGCAGTTTCTTAATTTATCAGACTTGGAATGTGAGCGCTTATTTTACTACGTCAAACAAACACAAATCCTTATTTTCGGCTCTATTGATCTTCTGCAGCGTGTTAAGTTAGCAGGTTACAACGTTTATGCGTTAACAGATAATGTTCACGAAATTGTTTCCCATCTTAAGTCTACATACACGTTTTGGCCTTTATTTGACGGAGCGACAGTGTCTGCGGAGTTGGGGCTACTCAAACCCCAAGCAGAAATCTATCAATCGTTACTTATGCAGTATAGATTAGATGCTTCGGAAACCATATTTATAGACGACATGCCGCGTAATGTGATGGGCGCAAACGCTGTTGGTATTACTGGAGTTCAATTTGAAAATGCAGCTCAATGTGAGGAAGCTTTAAAAGCTTTAGGCCTGTCTTTCTGA
- a CDS encoding YrhK family protein: MNQGVELDVDIGKKHIVIQRRYEALGAFNDLLIAVWFLIGSFFFLNESLIESGTWLFIVGSAQLIIKPLIKLISLVHVSRASKPLTQ, translated from the coding sequence GTGAATCAAGGTGTTGAATTGGATGTAGATATCGGTAAGAAACATATAGTGATTCAGCGCCGTTATGAGGCTTTAGGTGCATTCAATGATTTGTTAATAGCTGTTTGGTTTTTGATCGGTAGTTTTTTCTTTTTAAATGAGTCTCTTATTGAAAGTGGTACTTGGTTATTTATAGTGGGTAGTGCGCAGTTAATCATTAAGCCATTGATCAAGCTAATAAGTTTAGTTCATGTTAGTAGAGCGTCCAAACCATTGACACAATAG
- a CDS encoding DUF1801 domain-containing protein, with protein MDKLVKNRFEEYPENARIRLEELRSLIFELSCELKLGEVEESLKWGEPSYSVKAGSPIRIDWKLKSPNNCSLFFNCQTKLVDTFRELHGDTLQFQGNRAIVLHLSEPMPEVAIKQCLELALTYQKRKHLPLLGA; from the coding sequence GTGGACAAGCTAGTCAAAAATCGTTTTGAAGAATATCCGGAGAACGCTCGAATTCGACTAGAAGAGCTGCGCTCTCTCATTTTTGAGCTGTCCTGTGAATTAAAGTTAGGGGAAGTCGAAGAATCTCTTAAGTGGGGAGAGCCTAGTTACAGTGTTAAAGCGGGCAGCCCAATTCGAATTGATTGGAAATTGAAATCGCCGAATAACTGCTCTTTATTTTTCAACTGCCAAACTAAGCTCGTTGATACATTTCGAGAGTTACACGGAGATACACTGCAGTTTCAAGGTAATAGAGCAATTGTATTGCATTTATCTGAGCCCATGCCTGAGGTAGCAATCAAACAGTGCTTGGAGCTTGCTTTAACTTATCAAAAACGAAAGCATCTACCGCTTCTTGGAGCTTAA
- a CDS encoding SLC13 family permease, with product MRPYIKYIIPILIPFIILVMPLSAFPFEGLTIIQQRVIAIFLLAALCWVFEPIPIYATSVVIIVLQLLMLSDKGLIFLRFEHGEEHFGELLKYSDIMATFASPIIMLFLGGFFLAMAATKYRLDVNLARVLLKPFGQDPKFVMLGLMLITGIFSMFMSNTATTAMMLSILTPVLAVFGPKDPGRIAFALCIPVAANIGGIGTPIGTPPNAIALKYLVGDNLITFGEWMAFGVPFVVIMMALAWFLIGFMYKADQKKIELSIKGKFLKTPKAIAVYVTFALTIILWLMGSSHGMNSYTVALIPVAVFSLSGIINKEDLKKISWDVLWLVSGGIALGLALDKTGLAKLVVHSIPFDAYSPYVVLFGAAFLCLVMANFMSHTATANLLMPIMAALGSSMASLTPLGGELTLILVVTFAASLGMSLPISTPPNALAHATGHVQSNQMARIGIILGVVGVLLSFVMVWLLHSIGHIG from the coding sequence ATGCGCCCCTATATTAAATACATTATCCCTATTTTAATTCCTTTCATTATCCTCGTAATGCCGCTATCAGCGTTTCCATTTGAAGGCCTTACGATTATTCAACAACGCGTTATCGCGATCTTTTTATTAGCGGCATTGTGCTGGGTGTTCGAGCCTATCCCGATCTACGCGACGTCTGTTGTTATTATCGTTCTGCAATTGTTGATGTTGTCGGATAAAGGGCTGATCTTTTTGAGGTTTGAGCATGGGGAGGAACATTTTGGTGAGCTGTTAAAATACAGCGATATTATGGCGACATTCGCTAGCCCAATCATCATGCTGTTTTTAGGTGGTTTCTTCTTAGCGATGGCTGCCACTAAATATCGATTAGACGTAAACTTAGCCCGTGTATTATTGAAGCCATTTGGACAAGACCCAAAGTTTGTGATGCTCGGCTTAATGTTGATCACTGGTATCTTTTCGATGTTTATGTCTAACACGGCAACAACGGCAATGATGCTATCTATTTTAACACCGGTACTGGCTGTGTTTGGCCCGAAAGACCCCGGTCGTATAGCGTTTGCGCTTTGTATCCCTGTTGCCGCTAACATCGGTGGCATTGGTACCCCGATCGGCACCCCCCCGAACGCTATCGCACTTAAATATTTAGTTGGCGATAACCTAATTACGTTCGGCGAATGGATGGCATTTGGTGTGCCGTTTGTCGTTATTATGATGGCGTTAGCGTGGTTTTTAATCGGCTTTATGTACAAAGCTGACCAAAAGAAAATCGAGCTAAGCATCAAAGGTAAATTCCTTAAAACGCCCAAAGCCATTGCGGTATACGTCACTTTTGCGCTGACCATCATTCTTTGGTTAATGGGCTCGAGCCATGGCATGAACTCTTATACCGTCGCTCTGATTCCTGTCGCTGTGTTCTCTCTCTCCGGGATCATCAATAAAGAAGACCTGAAGAAAATTTCTTGGGACGTATTGTGGCTTGTATCAGGTGGTATTGCGCTTGGTTTAGCGCTCGATAAAACTGGCTTAGCAAAGCTCGTGGTACACAGTATTCCGTTTGATGCTTACTCACCCTATGTGGTGTTGTTCGGAGCGGCGTTCTTGTGCTTGGTAATGGCAAACTTTATGTCTCATACCGCAACGGCTAACTTGTTAATGCCAATTATGGCTGCATTAGGTTCGTCTATGGCGTCACTCACGCCACTAGGCGGTGAGTTAACGTTAATTCTGGTTGTGACTTTTGCCGCTTCATTAGGTATGTCGCTACCAATCAGTACGCCACCGAATGCGTTGGCTCATGCCACTGGTCATGTGCAAAGTAATCAAATGGCCAGAATCGGTATTATTTTGGGTGTGGTTGGTGTGCTATTGAGCTTTGTTATGGTATGGCTGCTACATTCAATTGGTCACATAGGATAA
- a CDS encoding ATP-binding protein, which translates to MYQQKLEALIDRYFNQTERRVTCCAGNTIIEQSALNTRLYYVFSGELEGFYTDANTPQVRVFSAGSGAFIGVHSFFSGNWTASSTVVAKTDVELAWIDKDTPAEDERKFGPLTAQFTPVIVNELSRRQRRATQEAIAKKKALEKLHTAEQMTTLGQLAAGIAHELNNAIGVVNSKSGRLETVIMELLEEVHPEASQFFDFGLMHGQKTSSLEARTRGRQFERKYGLDKNIARSLAKAIPIDASYATDVISKHWLKNPEEAIRFWQMGCDLHDLRLASRHTVGIVKSVKQLGRVDIDTEEAVDINDSINHALSLLQSELRRVSVRLSPADLPTFKGSKTELVQIWVNIVKNACDAMSNSDDAAIEIQTRLSKKRILVTIANNGPEIDEATRRKVFQPNFTTKKGGLSFGLGLGLSIVKRIVAGYGGSIIVKSDASKTVFRIKLPIEGEHGEA; encoded by the coding sequence GTGTATCAACAAAAGCTAGAAGCACTGATCGATCGCTATTTTAACCAGACAGAACGTCGGGTGACGTGCTGTGCCGGTAACACCATTATTGAACAATCAGCGTTAAACACTCGTTTATATTATGTGTTTAGTGGAGAACTGGAAGGGTTTTATACCGATGCGAATACACCGCAAGTACGAGTATTTAGCGCGGGTAGTGGGGCTTTTATAGGCGTTCATAGCTTCTTTTCTGGTAATTGGACAGCATCTTCAACGGTTGTTGCTAAAACCGATGTTGAGTTAGCGTGGATCGATAAAGACACGCCTGCAGAAGATGAACGCAAATTTGGTCCTCTTACCGCACAGTTTACACCTGTGATTGTCAATGAGTTGTCGCGTCGTCAACGCCGTGCAACACAAGAAGCGATAGCGAAAAAAAAAGCGCTAGAGAAGTTACATACTGCTGAGCAAATGACGACCTTGGGTCAATTGGCTGCAGGGATTGCTCATGAACTTAACAACGCTATTGGTGTAGTAAATAGTAAATCTGGTCGACTTGAAACGGTCATCATGGAGCTGCTTGAAGAAGTGCATCCAGAAGCCAGTCAATTTTTCGATTTTGGGTTAATGCATGGTCAGAAAACGTCGTCGTTAGAAGCACGAACACGGGGGCGACAATTTGAAAGAAAATATGGTTTAGACAAAAACATTGCACGCTCTCTTGCAAAGGCGATTCCAATTGACGCTTCATATGCAACAGACGTTATTTCAAAACATTGGCTGAAAAACCCAGAAGAAGCGATTCGTTTTTGGCAGATGGGCTGTGATTTACATGATTTACGTTTGGCATCTAGACACACCGTTGGCATCGTAAAATCGGTTAAACAACTTGGCAGAGTTGATATTGACACCGAAGAAGCGGTTGATATTAACGACTCCATTAACCATGCCTTATCCTTGTTACAAAGTGAGTTACGTAGAGTGTCTGTGCGATTGAGCCCTGCAGATTTGCCGACTTTTAAAGGCTCGAAAACAGAGCTTGTTCAGATTTGGGTCAACATTGTAAAGAATGCTTGTGATGCAATGTCGAATTCAGACGATGCTGCAATAGAGATTCAAACCAGATTAAGTAAGAAAAGAATATTAGTTACGATCGCGAATAACGGCCCTGAGATAGACGAGGCGACTCGTAGAAAGGTATTTCAGCCCAACTTCACCACTAAAAAAGGTGGTTTATCGTTTGGATTGGGCTTGGGTTTATCAATAGTTAAGCGGATTGTGGCGGGTTATGGCGGAAGTATTATTGTGAAAAGTGATGCTTCTAAAACGGTATTTAGAATCAAGTTACCAATAGAGGGTGAACATGGAGAAGCTTAA
- a CDS encoding response regulator, with the protein MEKLNLICVDDQREVLSAVIQDLEPLASWLNIEDCESAQEVLDLIDELDAEGEHITVIVSDHVMPGKTGVELLTEVFHDSRFPNTKKILLTGQATHTDTINAINAAGIDRYFEKPWQASTLVECIRTLVTEYIFDQGLDYTDYQNELDQQVVLRRLR; encoded by the coding sequence ATGGAGAAGCTTAATTTAATCTGTGTCGATGACCAGAGAGAAGTACTGAGCGCAGTGATACAAGATTTAGAGCCGCTGGCGAGTTGGCTGAATATTGAAGATTGTGAATCAGCGCAAGAAGTGCTTGATCTCATTGATGAACTTGACGCAGAAGGCGAACACATTACCGTCATCGTGTCTGATCATGTGATGCCAGGGAAAACGGGTGTGGAGTTACTCACTGAAGTGTTCCATGACAGTCGCTTTCCGAATACAAAGAAAATCCTTCTTACGGGGCAGGCCACTCATACTGATACCATCAATGCGATTAATGCAGCAGGCATCGACCGTTACTTTGAAAAGCCTTGGCAAGCAAGCACATTAGTTGAGTGCATTCGTACTCTTGTCACTGAGTACATATTTGATCAAGGGCTTGATTACACGGACTATCAGAATGAGCTTGACCAGCAGGTTGTGTTGAGACGCTTGCGTTAG